CTCCATTTTACGGTGTGCAAAATGCGATTTTTCAAGAAACGGTCAAACCAGAATATCTGGGGAGAGTTTTTTCTCTACTGACAAGCGCCGCTTCCCTCGCCATGCCGTTTGGCCTTGTCATTTCCGGGCCTCTGGCGGAGCGGCTGGGAGTTGAGAAATGGTTTGTCATTTGCGGAATTGGCATTATCATCGTTGCGCTTGCCGTATTTTTACTACCCGGTTTGAGAGAGATTGACAATACGCAATAATCAACTGCACCTTTTTCTATTACTAAACAAAATGCCTGGATGGTGGTTCTGAAAAACCAGAACCGCCGTTCAGGCATTTTTTATCTTCGTCCTCTCTGCGGTTTTGGATTCTTCAGCAAGTCGGATTTTTCCGCAATCTTTTTCAGCCACTTCCGTTCTTCTACTGACAGCTTCCTAAAATTCAGCTTGAGCCGTTTGCAGATAAACGCCAAGTACGCTTGTTCCGTGTCGCTGTCCTGGCTGACGATTTCACCAGCAGTTTCCAGCATTTCTTTTAGCGGGTTATCCTCTGGGACGCTGAAAAAATCGTCCTTGTGTGTTTCCCGCAGAGCAAGGGCAATCCCGTTTATGTCCCGTTGTATCACATAGCGGCAAAACTCGTCCTCATCAATATGGGCGGTGATAAGCTGTCTTAACTGCGTATCACTCATGCCAGGATTATGCTTTTTTATAACAGTTGCGCTCATCGTGTCCACTATGGCGTTTGCACCCTGCGCCTGTTTCAGTGCCGTTCCGTTCACATAGATTTCAAGGTCAGCCATCAGCCGGGGGAAATCCGGGTGCGCCGCCAGCTCACACAGCAGGGTATTGTCTATCCTCCCGCTTTTCAGCAGGTCAATCATTTCATCACTCAAACGCAGGTCTGCAAGATCGGCGTTTGGGTGATTTTTCATTTCAGACAGCCCCAGCAGATAATCAGCGGTCACACCGTAAAACTTCGCCAGCCGGATAAGGGCATAGTGGCTGATGTCCTTGAAGTCTTCCGTTTCGTAACTGCCCAGCGCAGACTTGGAAAGCCCGGTCTGCTCCGCAAGCTGCCCCAGCGTCAAGCCACGCTCCACACGTAGGTCTTTTAATCGCTCTTGTATGGATAAAGACATATTCACCCTCCTTGCTAGCTCAACGAAAGAGAAGCCGTTATGCTATGTACTATGCTCATAGCATAACGGCATAGGCATTTACAGTTTTATTTTACCATTTGCTACATCTTCACGAAATTTATCAACAAGCTTCGCTGTCAGCTTGGATTTACCGTAGTGTTCAAGTACAAAAGTACGATAACTTTTTCCATCTACAAGCACATCACTTTTTCTGGTCAACAACCAATTTCCGTTACCTCCTCCCTGTTCTCTAATATTCCAGTCTTTCCCATATCTTTTATAGATTTCATCTTTTTTACCTTGAACAGACATTGATTCGCTTGGAATATAAACAATTTGCATAATAGCTCCTCCTTTATTTTGTGCAAGAAGACCAGAAACCTGAATTTGTCTTTTATCTTTTTTTGATTATATCACAAATCCGAGAGCGTGGAAATAGGGAGTTTTTCAGGCTGATTTCCTACCTCTTGGATATACGGCACAGGCGGTCAAAAAGGTGTAGACTTGGGATAGTTCATCGATGGACAAGCACCTTGGAAACAGAACACGCCAAAGAAAACGGAGGGACGCATGAGCAAAAGACCCTATCAACACCTGCCGCCGCTGGAACACAGGCCGGACGGCTCCCCCTACCGCATAACCCCGCCCCAGAAGAGACGAGCCAGCGGCCTGATACGCCGGGAGTGCTGCAACTGCGAGGACGGAAACTGCCTTGCGCTGGACGATGGCGACACCTGCGCCTGTCCGCAGATGATTTCGTTCTCCGTCTGCTGCAAGTGGTTCCGCTGGGCGGTCTTGCCGCTGGACAGGACGCTGGAAGCGGAGATTTACCGGGACAGGGACTTGAAACGCTGTGCGGAGTGCGGCGGTGTGTTCGTCCCGAAGTCCAACCGGGGCAAATACTGCCCGGACTGCGCCGCCAGAGTTCACAGGCGGCAGAAAACAGAAAGTGAACGGAAAAGGAGGTCTGCTGTGGACAGTTAAGAGCGGGAAAAGCCTTGATTTGCAAGGCTCCGCAAGCCCTCAACCGGGGCGGCTGGTATCATTTATCATTCGCCCCGGAAAACGGGCCTCTAACCGTCCACAAAACACGCTATGACAAACACGATTTATATTCACCAGCCGGAAAAGGCGTTCAGTTTCACCCGGCTCCCCAATTTCCTTTTTGAAGCACCCACATTCCAGCCCTTGAGCAACGAAGCGAAGGTGCTGTATGCCTTTGTCCTGCGCCGGGCGGAGTTGTCCCGGAAGAACGGCTGGGCGGACGAGTACGGGCGGGTCTACCTGTACTACCCCATCTGCGAGGTGGTCGCTTTGCTCCGCTGCGGGCGGCAGAAAGCGGTCAACACCCTGCGGGAGTTGCAGTATGCGGGGCTGGTGGAAATCCAGAAACAGGGCTGTGGAAAACCCAACCGCATTTACCCGAAATCCTATGAAGCGGTTCCAAACACCGACTTCAAGAAATCCGGTTATGGTACGCCGGAGGGCTGAAAACCGTACTTGGCGAGTACGAAAATCAATCCTCTTGAAGTACGGAAATCTGACGGTATATAGAAATACAGAGATTAAAACCATCTATTTACATTCATTCCATTCCAATCCTATCAGAGATATTTTCGGCGGGAAAACCCGCCGGAAAGGAATGGAATGGGGAAAGGAGTTCAATGGCACAACACGCAATTTTGCGATTTGAGAAGCACAAGGGCCACCCGGCGGGGCCGCTGGAAGCCCACCATGAACGGAAAAAGGAGCAGTACGCCAGCAACCCGGACATTGACACCAGCCGGAGCAAGTACAATTTCCACATCGTCAAGCCGGATGGCCGCTACTACCATTTCATTCAGAGCCGCATCGAGCAGGCCAGATGCCGCACCCGCAAGGACAGCACTCGGTTTGTGGACACGCTGATTACCGCCAGCCCGGAGTTTTTCAAGGGCAAGTCCCCAAAGGAGATAGCGGCCTACTTCCAGAGGGCGGCGGACTTCCTCATTGACCGGGTGGGCCGGGAGAACATCGTTTCGGCTATGGTACACATGGATGAAAAAACGCCCCATCTGCACTTGGTCTTTGTGCCGCTGACAAAGGACAACCGCCTGTGCGCCAAAGAAATTATCGGCAACCGGGCCAATCTGACGAAGTGGCAGGACGATTTTCACGCCTGTATGGTGGAGCAGTACCCCGACCTGGAGCGTGGGGAAAGCGCCAGCAAGACGGGCCGGAAGCATATCCCCACCCGGCTGTTCAAACAGGCGGTCAACCTCTCCAAACAGGCGAGGGCCATTGAAGCGGTTCTCTCCGGCATTACCCCGCTGAACGCCGGAAAGAAGAAAGAGGAAGCCCTCTCCATGCTGAAAAAGTGGTTTCCGCAGATGGAGAACTTCTCCGGGCAACTGAAAAAATACAAGGTCACAATCAATGACTTGTTAGCGGAAAATGAAAAGCTGGAAGTCAGGGCAAAGGCCAGCGAAAAAGGCAAGATGAATGACACGATGGAACGGGCGAAGTTAAAAAGCGAACTGGACGATATGCGGCGGCTGGTTGACCGTATCCCGCCGGAGATTTTAGCGGAACTGAAACGGCAACAGCGGCAGCATGGAAAGGAAAGGTGATCTTATAAGTAATATCAGATACAAAAAGGAAATCGAAATCGTGACTTTTCAGGGAAAGGAAATCACACTGGAAAATCTCTCCCCGGTGTTCACGCCGGAACAGGAAGCAGCCAAACGCCGGGAACTGGAACAGCAGCTTTATGAGGTGTTCCGCAAGTACGCCGACAAGCGGGAGAGTGAGGAAGCCGGGACATAAGGTTTTCCAAACCCATCATTGATTTGCGGGGCTGCTGGCGGTATAATAGAACTGTCAGCAGCTCCGTTTCTTTTTTAAGAAAAGGAGCGACAATATGAACAATCGGATAGACGCAATCTATGCAAGACAATCGGTAGACAAAAAGGACAGCATTTCCATTGAAAGCCAGATTGAATTTTGCAAATACGAGTTGAAAGGCGGTAACTGCAAGGAATACACAGACAAAGGGTACAGCGGCAAGAACACAGACCGTCCGAAGTTTCAAGAACTGGTGCGGGACATCAAGCGGGGCTTGATTGCAAAGGTCGTGGTTTACAAGCTCGACCGTATCAGCCGTTCCATTCTGGACTTTGCCAACATGATGGAGCTGTTCCAGCAGTACAATGTGGAGTTTGTGTCCTCTACGGAAAAGTTTGATACCTCCACGCCGATGGGACGGGCCATGCTGAATATCTGTATCGTGTTCGCCCAGCTTGAACGGGAAACGATACAGAAGCGGGTAACGGACGCTTACTACTCCCGCAGTCAGCGGGGCTTTAAGATGGGCGGGAAAGCCCCTTACGGCTTCCATACGGAGCCTATCAAGATGGACGGTATCAACACAAAGAAGCTGGTGGTAAACCCGGAGGAAGCGGCCAATATCCGGCTGATGTTTGAGATGTACGCCCAGCCCACAACTTCCTACGGGGACATTACCCGGTACTTTGCCGAACAGGGGATTTTGTTCCATGGCAAAGAGCTGATACGCCCCACGCTGGCGCAGATGTTACGCAATCCTGTCTATGTGCAGGCAGACCTTGATGTGTACGAATTTTTCAAAAGTCAAGG
The window above is part of the Lachnoclostridium edouardi genome. Proteins encoded here:
- the mobV gene encoding MobV family relaxase encodes the protein MAQHAILRFEKHKGHPAGPLEAHHERKKEQYASNPDIDTSRSKYNFHIVKPDGRYYHFIQSRIEQARCRTRKDSTRFVDTLITASPEFFKGKSPKEIAAYFQRAADFLIDRVGRENIVSAMVHMDEKTPHLHLVFVPLTKDNRLCAKEIIGNRANLTKWQDDFHACMVEQYPDLERGESASKTGRKHIPTRLFKQAVNLSKQARAIEAVLSGITPLNAGKKKEEALSMLKKWFPQMENFSGQLKKYKVTINDLLAENEKLEVRAKASEKGKMNDTMERAKLKSELDDMRRLVDRIPPEILAELKRQQRQHGKER
- a CDS encoding replication initiator protein A yields the protein MTNTIYIHQPEKAFSFTRLPNFLFEAPTFQPLSNEAKVLYAFVLRRAELSRKNGWADEYGRVYLYYPICEVVALLRCGRQKAVNTLRELQYAGLVEIQKQGCGKPNRIYPKSYEAVPNTDFKKSGYGTPEG
- a CDS encoding cysteine-rich VLP domain-containing protein gives rise to the protein MSKRPYQHLPPLEHRPDGSPYRITPPQKRRASGLIRRECCNCEDGNCLALDDGDTCACPQMISFSVCCKWFRWAVLPLDRTLEAEIYRDRDLKRCAECGGVFVPKSNRGKYCPDCAARVHRRQKTESERKRRSAVDS
- a CDS encoding helix-turn-helix domain-containing protein — protein: MSLSIQERLKDLRVERGLTLGQLAEQTGLSKSALGSYETEDFKDISHYALIRLAKFYGVTADYLLGLSEMKNHPNADLADLRLSDEMIDLLKSGRIDNTLLCELAAHPDFPRLMADLEIYVNGTALKQAQGANAIVDTMSATVIKKHNPGMSDTQLRQLITAHIDEDEFCRYVIQRDINGIALALRETHKDDFFSVPEDNPLKEMLETAGEIVSQDSDTEQAYLAFICKRLKLNFRKLSVEERKWLKKIAEKSDLLKNPKPQRGRR